TCAACAATAACCTTGGACTAGAAGGAAGAATGAAGTCCTCTAAATTAAGTTTTTGCAGTAGGTTATGTGCTTTTGTTGGGCCTCCAAAAGATAAGAAAGGTTTATTAATACTCAGCATAAGAAGGCCGATGTGCATTTTTGCTGATATTAGGATGTTTAAGTCATTCAGGGCTGATGTGTATTTATAAATTCCTATGTTATTGTTTATTGTAGAATGAAATGGAAGTACGTTATTTAATTCTGATATTGAATTGATGCCTTCGTCGTGCGTTTTAAAGTATACAAGTTTTATACGTCCCAGAGTCAATATTGCAAATAGCTCAGCGATTAATGTTGCAACTCTTAGGATTGGAATGTTTGAAAGGTGAATGCCAATTTTGTATGAATTGTTGTTATTTTTGGGGGCTGGCAAAAGGGTATCCATACAGGTCCATAAAATGTCCTCAAATTGATGCCATTTGCTATTTTGAGAGCCATAGTGTTCATTTGTTCTTACTGACACATACTTTAAATATGGATAGGAAAATAACTTGCGCCTACCTGAACCAAGGTATTCATTTACTTCTTGCCTGTTTTTCTGGTCTCCACCAATTGAAATGATATATAGCGGCAGTTGCTTTTCTTGAGCTTGCTGCAGCAAAGAGAATAGTTGAGATTCTAGTTCAGGATCTGGAACGTTAGTCAATAATCCACCTCCACCCAACACAAGTAAATCACATTTTTCAATAAATTCCGTCAGACTCGTTAGTAGCATTACATTTCGCGGCAATTCTATTTTACTGTTTGTTGAAAAAACACATACATCATATTCTTTGGAGAATTGCATTGAAATGAAATATGCAAGCAAGTCGTCTCCAAAATTGTTTCTGTTATAGGAGCCAAATAAGCCTAACTTTTTATTCATTTCAGAGTAGAGTTTTTGACAGACTCTGTGATTTTTGCCAGAATATGTTGTTTTGAATAGGTCTCGCTTATAATATTTTCAATTCGTTGTGAGTGTTGGGCTAAAAGATTTGGATTCTTCGAGTATTGAACAATGGCTAATGACATTTCTTCGATGGACTCCATTGTAACCATTGTTCCTCCACCTGCCTCTACAATTTCATCTGTTGCACCAGACCCTTTAAAGCATAATACAGGCTTGCCCAATTTCCCAGATTCGAGAACGACTAAGGGATTTGGATCTTCTCTTGAGCTTAAAAAGAAAACATCAAACTCTGCGAATTGTATTAGGGGAGTTGGCGTGTGCGGTATCAGCTCCATAATATCATTTATATCGAGTTCCTGAATTAAATGCATGTACTCCTGGTTGCTGCTGTCTTTAGTGTTGAATCCAACCCAGCGGAATATAATTCTATTGTCACAAATCTTTTTTGTGTGGGCTGCAACTTTCATAAAAAGGTCAGTTCCTTTACGGAATGATGGCATACCTGCAGAGCCAACTATAAATTGGTTGCTTTTTTTATTTTCATAATTGCTGCTGGTGCTGTCATAAGGCATAAATGCCGGGATTACCTCGATTTTATGTGACGGAATCTTGTATTCTGAAATTAGAGTTTTCTTTATTAGATTATTAACAGCTATAAATTTGTCGGTATATCTTATTCCTTGTGTGAATTTGTGTCCACAGTAATTTTTTAAAATGCCTTTCATTTCATGAACATGCATTACTGATGGTATGGTTGGGCTTTTTAGTTCTTTTAATAAGTAACCGCTGACTCCCGTGTTTGCATAAAATAGATCCGGTTTAAATCTTATAATCTTTTTTTTAATCAAGTTTCTGTCAAGTAAGCGAAGTCCGAGGTTAAAGCCGAACTTGACAATCCAGCGCAATGGTTTTGATGAAAT
The nucleotide sequence above comes from Bacteroidales bacterium. Encoded proteins:
- a CDS encoding glycosyltransferase family 4 protein; translation: MKKTESTFNPSPKIVFIGNDTGRTGAPIILLEVARHLYHLGWKCIFVFESDGILTDQYEQIGKCYFWCRNLDAISSKPLRWIVKFGFNLGLRLLDRNLIKKKIIRFKPDLFYANTGVSGYLLKELKSPTIPSVMHVHEMKGILKNYCGHKFTQGIRYTDKFIAVNNLIKKTLISEYKIPSHKIEVIPAFMPYDSTSSNYENKKSNQFIVGSAGMPSFRKGTDLFMKVAAHTKKICDNRIIFRWVGFNTKDSSNQEYMHLIQELDINDIMELIPHTPTPLIQFAEFDVFFLSSREDPNPLVVLESGKLGKPVLCFKGSGATDEIVEAGGGTMVTMESIEEMSLAIVQYSKNPNLLAQHSQRIENIISETYSKQHILAKITESVKNSTLK